Proteins encoded by one window of Planktothrix tepida PCC 9214:
- the dndD gene encoding DNA sulfur modification protein DndD produces MIFLELTVENFGPYRGKQVIDLRPQINDNVISPIVLFGGMNGGGKTTLMDAMRLALYGQRAQCSTRGSLSYPDFLKQAVNKHTLPHEETSVELLFEHIVQNMQVQFRVKRRWTKNPKNGKDILGILIDDWPDSAWLETWDERIEDFFPIGISNLFLFDGEQVKELADLDTPPNVVVQAIQSLLGLELAERLAIDLDILANRKRKQLADSKELADLEAIENKLNRYKSEWENAEKSILNLKEKAGIAKKRLYAAKEKFKLEGGKIAGERSQLEQQLEHEREKAKQQRDNLCELAGDYLPLALITPLLLQAKNQGEQELNLQKAKVAQDVIKERDQRLFQYLEQLNITPNQLENIKLYLEDDYHKLTDNSENQETLFLGLDDKVLQQLKTVLEHQLPSQIQSSQDSLDALRSIEDTISSLDRQLAVAAPPEVYEQLLETVSQAQTEFTKLETAIEEAEERCKKCQAQYEKAKKDLEKYSQNTIDRKNVNHIIDSVAKVQSTLKVFKEKLTLKKLNKLEVEVTECFRYLLHKSDLVHRVIIQTEDFSLSLYDPQGQPVEKHRLSAGEKQLLAIAFLWGLARVSGRNLPIAIDTPLGRLDSSHRQNLIERYFPAASHQVILLSTDTEIAEKEVNSLREQEAIAREYLLKYDPTQRQTRIEPGYFF; encoded by the coding sequence ATGATTTTCCTAGAATTAACAGTCGAAAACTTTGGCCCCTATCGAGGGAAACAAGTCATTGATTTACGTCCTCAAATTAATGATAATGTTATTAGCCCTATTGTGTTATTCGGTGGTATGAATGGGGGTGGAAAAACAACCTTAATGGATGCGATGCGACTGGCACTTTATGGACAACGGGCTCAATGTTCAACACGGGGAAGTTTAAGTTATCCTGACTTTCTCAAACAAGCCGTTAATAAACATACCCTACCCCATGAAGAAACCAGTGTCGAATTGTTATTTGAACATATCGTTCAAAATATGCAAGTTCAATTTCGGGTCAAACGTCGCTGGACAAAAAACCCGAAAAATGGTAAAGATATTTTAGGAATCTTAATTGATGATTGGCCGGACTCCGCTTGGTTAGAAACCTGGGATGAACGGATAGAAGATTTTTTTCCCATTGGCATTTCTAATTTATTTTTATTTGATGGCGAACAAGTTAAAGAATTAGCAGATTTAGACACACCCCCTAACGTTGTGGTTCAGGCTATTCAATCTTTATTAGGGTTAGAATTAGCAGAACGGTTAGCCATAGATTTAGATATTTTAGCGAACCGTAAACGTAAACAATTAGCTGACTCTAAGGAATTAGCGGATTTAGAAGCCATTGAAAACAAGTTAAACCGCTATAAATCAGAATGGGAAAATGCTGAAAAATCCATATTAAACTTGAAGGAAAAAGCAGGAATAGCTAAAAAAAGGTTATATGCGGCTAAGGAAAAATTTAAACTCGAAGGTGGAAAAATTGCCGGAGAACGGAGTCAATTAGAACAACAGTTAGAACATGAACGAGAGAAAGCTAAACAACAGCGAGATAATCTTTGTGAATTAGCTGGAGATTATTTACCTTTGGCGTTAATTACTCCTCTATTATTACAAGCTAAAAACCAAGGAGAACAAGAGCTAAATTTGCAAAAAGCAAAAGTGGCTCAAGATGTTATTAAAGAACGAGATCAACGTTTATTTCAATATTTAGAACAGCTTAATATTACCCCAAACCAATTAGAAAATATTAAGTTATATTTAGAAGATGATTATCACAAATTAACCGATAATTCCGAAAATCAAGAAACCCTTTTTTTGGGGCTAGATGATAAAGTTCTCCAGCAGTTAAAAACCGTTTTAGAACATCAACTTCCGAGTCAAATTCAATCCTCTCAGGATAGCTTAGACGCCTTAAGAAGTATTGAAGACACAATTTCAAGTCTGGATAGACAATTAGCCGTTGCCGCCCCTCCAGAGGTCTATGAACAACTGTTAGAAACCGTCTCCCAAGCTCAAACAGAATTCACAAAACTGGAAACGGCTATTGAAGAGGCAGAAGAACGGTGTAAAAAATGTCAAGCTCAGTATGAAAAAGCTAAAAAAGACTTAGAAAAATATAGTCAAAATACTATTGATCGAAAAAATGTTAATCATATTATTGATAGCGTGGCTAAAGTTCAAAGTACATTGAAGGTTTTTAAAGAAAAACTGACTTTAAAAAAGCTAAATAAATTAGAAGTAGAAGTAACAGAATGTTTTCGTTATTTATTACATAAATCCGACTTAGTGCATCGAGTTATTATCCAAACGGAAGATTTTAGTTTATCCCTCTATGATCCCCAAGGACAACCTGTTGAGAAACACCGCCTTTCAGCCGGAGAAAAACAACTGTTAGCGATCGCTTTTTTATGGGGGTTAGCGAGGGTTTCCGGTCGCAATTTACCCATTGCCATTGATACCCCATTAGGCCGTTTAGACTCCTCCCACCGTCAAAACTTAATTGAACGGTATTTTCCCGCAGCCAGCCATCAAGTTATTTTACTTTCAACAGATACGGAAATTGCCGAAAAGGAAGTCAACAGTTTACGCGAACAAGAAGCCATCGCTCGTGAGTATTTACTCAAATACGACCCAACACAACGCCAAACCCGCATTGAACCTGGTTATTTCTTTTAA
- the dndC gene encoding DNA phosphorothioation system sulfurtransferase DndC, which translates to MAIEQQISLFPSRNIDEFVNDLESLTQEIKDLYCLDQIPWVIGYSGGKDSTASLQLIWNAIATLPPEKLNKKIYVISTDTLVENPIVSAWVNNSLNRMKLVAQTNNLPIEPHLLTPEVTQTYWAGLIGKGYPAPRHRFRWCTGRLKIDPSNRFIRDVVRSNGEAIVILGTRKTESSNRAMIMAKRETKRVRDHLCPHPHLPSSLLYTPIESWRTDEVWMYLMQWENPWGLDNKELFAMYRGATADNECPLVVDTSTPSCGSSRFGCWVCTLVDSDKSLTAMIQNDQEKEWLQPLVDLRLELDIQNDRDKRDFRRLVGTVQLFERNVDGEISVEPIPGPYTKKWREHWLRRVLEAQQQIRQTAPEEYRDITLITIGELSEIRRIWLEEKHEFDDSLPKIYEEIMGEPFEDPRIGAGNHVLGGDEWQILEELSEGDGMYMELMAKLMDTERQYKTMARRTGIYDDLERCFETSSRPQQDAIENAHYERNLKEAAKTGSVEQVKQAVEGKKADPPQQLSWATLKFQNPS; encoded by the coding sequence ATGGCTATTGAACAACAAATATCCTTATTCCCATCTCGAAATATTGATGAATTTGTCAATGATCTTGAAAGTCTGACTCAGGAAATTAAAGATTTATATTGTTTAGATCAAATTCCTTGGGTTATTGGCTATTCTGGAGGTAAAGACAGCACAGCTAGTTTACAACTGATTTGGAATGCGATCGCAACACTTCCTCCTGAAAAGCTCAATAAGAAGATTTATGTTATTAGTACAGATACTTTAGTAGAAAACCCTATTGTCTCTGCTTGGGTGAATAATTCTTTAAATAGAATGAAATTAGTAGCTCAGACAAATAATCTTCCTATTGAACCTCATTTGTTAACACCTGAAGTAACACAAACTTATTGGGCAGGTTTAATAGGGAAAGGTTATCCTGCACCTCGTCATCGGTTTAGATGGTGTACTGGACGCTTAAAAATTGATCCTTCTAACCGTTTTATTCGTGATGTTGTACGGTCAAATGGTGAAGCTATTGTAATTTTAGGAACACGCAAAACAGAAAGTTCTAACCGTGCAATGATCATGGCTAAACGGGAAACAAAACGAGTTCGTGATCATCTTTGTCCTCATCCTCATTTACCTAGTTCTCTACTTTATACGCCTATTGAAAGTTGGCGAACTGACGAAGTTTGGATGTATTTAATGCAATGGGAAAATCCTTGGGGTCTGGATAATAAAGAATTATTTGCGATGTATCGAGGCGCAACAGCAGATAATGAATGCCCTCTTGTTGTCGATACCTCTACTCCTAGCTGTGGAAGCTCTCGGTTTGGCTGTTGGGTTTGTACTTTGGTGGATAGTGATAAATCATTAACTGCAATGATACAAAATGATCAAGAAAAAGAATGGTTACAACCTCTTGTGGATCTGCGTTTAGAATTAGATATCCAAAATGATCGAGATAAACGAGATTTTAGGCGACTTGTTGGAACTGTTCAACTCTTTGAACGAAATGTTGATGGGGAAATATCTGTTGAACCTATACCGGGGCCATATACCAAAAAATGGCGAGAACATTGGTTAAGACGGGTATTAGAAGCACAACAACAAATTAGACAAACAGCACCGGAAGAATATCGAGATATTACCTTAATTACAATAGGAGAATTGAGCGAAATTCGGCGAATATGGTTAGAGGAAAAACACGAATTTGATGATAGTTTACCCAAAATTTATGAGGAAATTATGGGAGAACCCTTTGAAGACCCCCGTATCGGTGCGGGAAATCATGTTCTGGGTGGAGATGAATGGCAAATTTTAGAAGAACTCAGTGAAGGGGATGGGATGTATATGGAACTAATGGCAAAATTAATGGATACTGAACGTCAGTATAAAACAATGGCAAGACGGACGGGAATTTATGATGATTTAGAACGCTGTTTTGAAACCAGTTCTCGACCGCAACAGGATGCTATTGAGAATGCTCATTATGAACGCAATTTAAAAGAAGCCGCAAAAACCGGAAGTGTTGAACAAGTTAAGCAAGCTGTTGAGGGCAAAAAAGCCGACCCTCCTCAACAGTTAAGTTGGGCAACTTTGAAATTTCAAAACCCTTCTTAA
- a CDS encoding HNH endonuclease yields MDSTQQPNNRQTLGDYCKRFSELRVNKIRQRGDAPYKPILLLSVIDLITQGIIEKNEITVSDELINTFKKHWQFLGNEGYSGGLHYPFFHLKRENFWHLKLKPDFDGFQPKSINKLKQAVEYAKLDEQLFELIKNGETRKELVDTLISVWFSDTQKELEDILGVNQNLQTEAEQELTQLDQLIEKKIRIYKSVMRDAFFRKSIIHIYDYKCAFCGLKVIRSINQTIVDGAHIKPMSLFYDNKIDNGISFCKNHHWAFDRGWFTIDNNYKIIVAEDLQEISPHARPMKDFNGDSLFLPNMEKFYPRLDAIQWHRNNIFKTVLG; encoded by the coding sequence ATGGACAGTACACAACAACCTAACAACAGGCAAACTCTTGGAGACTATTGTAAACGCTTTTCGGAATTAAGGGTTAATAAAATTCGTCAACGAGGTGATGCTCCTTATAAACCTATCTTGTTGTTATCTGTTATTGATCTGATCACACAAGGTATTATTGAGAAAAACGAAATTACAGTATCAGATGAATTAATTAATACCTTCAAAAAGCATTGGCAATTTTTGGGAAATGAAGGATATTCAGGAGGGTTACACTATCCTTTTTTTCACTTGAAACGGGAAAATTTTTGGCACTTGAAGTTAAAGCCTGATTTTGATGGGTTTCAACCTAAGAGTATTAATAAATTGAAACAAGCGGTAGAATATGCTAAGTTAGATGAGCAATTATTTGAACTTATCAAAAATGGAGAAACCCGAAAAGAATTAGTAGATACTTTAATATCAGTTTGGTTTTCTGATACCCAAAAAGAATTAGAAGATATTTTAGGAGTAAATCAAAATTTACAAACTGAAGCCGAACAAGAGCTAACACAGTTAGATCAATTAATTGAAAAAAAAATCAGAATTTATAAATCAGTTATGAGAGATGCTTTTTTTAGGAAATCCATTATTCATATTTATGATTATAAATGCGCGTTTTGTGGGTTGAAAGTAATTCGTTCTATTAATCAAACTATTGTAGATGGAGCACATATAAAACCGATGTCTTTATTTTATGACAATAAAATTGATAATGGAATTTCATTTTGTAAAAATCATCATTGGGCATTTGATCGAGGTTGGTTTACAATAGATAATAATTATAAAATTATTGTTGCAGAAGATTTACAAGAAATATCACCTCATGCTAGACCCATGAAAGATTTTAATGGAGATTCTTTATTTTTACCCAACATGGAAAAATTTTATCCAAGGCTTGATGCTATTCAGTGGCATCGAAACAACATCTTTAAAACTGTATTAGGGTGA
- a CDS encoding DGQHR domain-containing protein has product MKPATPSDLIATICNPGTEISQFLDIYLNQSDRLFVQKTQMAGTETFISAVTLEWIAAKVGFASQLPLFQPHLDSTVNVKRDAETVDEIFQRPLDWSRQATLTQYLTNHKDHKFPAVLVVLSPAWVDDPKATQWGKHGRATESAIEFLPLDSQGKLGLLQMSSDVSVFALDGQHRLMGIQGLMQLLRTGHLQPYTKQKKPIGDAITVKELSQKFGITPQQLQQLSQETIGVEFIPAVVKGETRAEARHRVRSIFVHVNLMAVKLSKGQLALLDEDDGFSIVTRQVAVSHALFCDKPGRNPRINWDSATVASKSTVLTTLQALTDMGQRYLTPKFPHWKAAKSGLIPLRPTEAELEAGIEELKQFFDGMASLPSYQKLEQGWETPALRRFSFEKPGGEGNLLFRPVGQVAVAVALGVLVFYQQRSVTEIFEKLQSFDGSGGFSGMEYPDSLWYGVLYDPNKRRVRVAGKELAAKLLIYLLGGMQQPMECAELRKALADARTFENKAVSFEGQFVKPREVGLPEIL; this is encoded by the coding sequence ATGAAACCTGCAACTCCTTCCGATCTGATCGCAACAATTTGTAATCCTGGGACTGAGATCTCCCAATTTTTGGACATCTACCTGAACCAAAGTGATCGCCTTTTTGTCCAAAAAACCCAAATGGCCGGAACCGAAACCTTTATCAGTGCTGTTACCCTAGAATGGATAGCCGCAAAAGTCGGTTTTGCCTCCCAACTCCCCTTATTTCAACCTCATTTAGACTCAACAGTTAACGTCAAACGCGACGCTGAAACCGTTGATGAGATTTTCCAACGTCCCCTCGACTGGTCACGTCAAGCAACCTTAACCCAATATCTTACTAACCATAAAGACCATAAATTTCCTGCGGTGTTAGTTGTCCTTAGTCCCGCCTGGGTCGATGACCCCAAAGCCACTCAATGGGGTAAACACGGACGGGCCACCGAGTCCGCCATCGAATTTCTCCCCCTCGACAGCCAAGGAAAACTGGGACTATTGCAGATGTCGAGTGATGTCTCTGTGTTTGCTTTGGATGGACAACACCGCTTAATGGGGATACAAGGTCTGATGCAACTCCTACGGACAGGACACTTGCAACCCTACACTAAACAGAAAAAACCCATCGGGGATGCTATTACTGTTAAAGAACTTAGCCAAAAATTCGGTATCACTCCCCAACAGTTACAACAGTTATCCCAAGAAACCATCGGAGTTGAATTTATTCCCGCAGTGGTGAAGGGAGAAACTCGCGCCGAAGCCAGACACAGGGTAAGGTCTATTTTTGTTCACGTTAACTTAATGGCCGTCAAACTTAGTAAAGGACAGTTGGCGCTATTAGATGAAGATGATGGGTTTTCTATTGTTACTCGTCAGGTGGCCGTTTCCCATGCTTTATTTTGCGATAAACCCGGACGCAACCCTAGAATTAATTGGGATAGTGCCACAGTCGCCTCTAAGTCAACGGTCTTAACCACCCTGCAAGCATTAACCGATATGGGTCAACGGTATTTAACCCCCAAATTTCCCCACTGGAAAGCTGCAAAATCTGGGTTAATTCCCCTGCGACCCACCGAAGCTGAATTAGAAGCAGGTATTGAGGAGTTAAAACAATTCTTTGATGGCATGGCGAGTTTACCCAGTTATCAAAAGTTAGAACAAGGTTGGGAAACTCCAGCTTTGCGTCGGTTTAGCTTTGAGAAACCCGGAGGAGAGGGAAATTTACTGTTTCGTCCTGTGGGTCAAGTCGCCGTAGCAGTCGCGTTGGGGGTGTTGGTGTTTTATCAACAACGGTCGGTAACAGAGATTTTTGAGAAATTGCAAAGTTTTGATGGGTCTGGGGGGTTTAGTGGCATGGAATATCCTGACTCGCTCTGGTATGGGGTATTATATGACCCAAATAAGCGCCGAGTGAGGGTAGCCGGAAAAGAGTTGGCGGCGAAGTTACTCATTTATTTATTAGGGGGAATGCAGCAACCGATGGAATGCGCTGAGTTACGCAAAGCCTTAGCAGATGCTAGGACGTTTGAGAATAAAGCCGTGAGTTTTGAAGGTCAATTTGTCAAACCCAGAGAAGTCGGTTTACCCGAAATTTTGTAG
- the kaiC gene encoding circadian clock protein KaiC, which produces MSESSQETKSNGRKLIGVQKIRTMIEGFDDISHGGMPIARTTLVSGTSGTGKTLFAVQFLYNGITYFDEPGIFVTFEESPTDIIKNASSFGWDLQQFIDEGKLFILDASPDPEGQDIVGNFDLSALIERIQYAIRKYKARRVSIDSVTAVFQQYEAAGVVRREIFRLVARLKQVGATTIMTTEREAEYGPVARFGVEEFVSDNVVIFRNVLEGERRRRTAEILKLRGTTHMKGEYPFTITNNGIGIFPLGAMRLTQRSSNARVSSGNPTLDLMCGGGFFKDSIILATGATGTGKTLLVSIFLQDACKNGQRAMLFAYEESRAQLFRNASSWGIDFEEMERKGLLKILCSYPESAGLEDHLQIIKSEISEFKPARIAIDSLSALARGVSNNAFRQFVIGVTGYAKQEEITGFFTNTTDQFMGSHSITDSHISTITDTILMLQYVEIRGEMSRALNVFKMRGSWHDKGIREYTISDHGPLITDSFRDYERIISGSPTRIAVNEKSELGRILGKIESDE; this is translated from the coding sequence ATGAGTGAAAGTTCTCAGGAAACCAAAAGCAATGGACGTAAACTGATAGGGGTGCAGAAAATCCGCACCATGATTGAAGGTTTTGATGATATTAGTCATGGCGGAATGCCTATTGCTAGAACGACGTTAGTGAGCGGGACATCAGGAACCGGAAAAACCTTGTTTGCGGTTCAGTTTCTCTACAATGGAATTACCTATTTTGATGAACCTGGGATCTTCGTCACGTTTGAAGAATCACCTACAGATATTATTAAAAATGCTTCTAGTTTTGGATGGGATCTCCAACAATTTATTGATGAAGGAAAGTTATTTATTTTAGATGCTTCTCCTGACCCAGAGGGGCAAGATATTGTAGGAAATTTTGACCTATCAGCTTTAATTGAGCGGATTCAATATGCTATTCGTAAATATAAAGCTCGACGGGTTTCGATTGACTCGGTAACGGCCGTTTTCCAACAATATGAAGCCGCAGGAGTGGTCAGACGAGAGATTTTCCGCCTGGTAGCGCGATTGAAACAGGTGGGAGCTACCACGATTATGACAACGGAACGAGAGGCAGAATATGGCCCGGTGGCGCGATTTGGGGTGGAAGAATTTGTTTCCGATAATGTCGTCATCTTTCGGAACGTTTTAGAGGGAGAACGACGGCGACGCACGGCGGAAATTCTCAAATTGCGGGGTACAACCCACATGAAGGGGGAATATCCCTTTACGATTACCAATAATGGGATTGGGATCTTTCCTCTGGGGGCGATGCGCCTCACTCAACGTTCGTCCAATGCCCGGGTTTCTTCTGGAAATCCTACCCTCGATCTCATGTGTGGCGGTGGGTTCTTCAAAGATTCGATTATTTTGGCAACGGGAGCAACGGGAACGGGTAAAACGTTATTAGTCAGTATTTTCCTACAGGATGCCTGTAAAAATGGTCAACGAGCCATGTTATTTGCCTATGAAGAATCTCGTGCTCAGTTATTTAGAAATGCGAGTTCTTGGGGGATTGATTTTGAAGAAATGGAACGAAAAGGATTACTGAAAATTTTATGTAGTTATCCTGAATCTGCGGGATTAGAAGATCATTTACAAATTATTAAATCGGAAATTTCTGAGTTTAAACCCGCTCGAATTGCGATTGATTCGTTATCAGCTTTAGCACGAGGGGTGAGTAATAACGCTTTTCGTCAATTTGTGATTGGGGTAACGGGTTATGCTAAACAGGAGGAAATTACAGGATTTTTCACGAATACAACGGATCAATTTATGGGTTCCCATTCGATTACGGATTCCCATATTTCAACGATTACCGATACGATTTTGATGTTGCAATATGTGGAAATTCGAGGGGAAATGTCCCGTGCCTTAAACGTGTTTAAGATGAGGGGTTCTTGGCATGATAAAGGCATTCGAGAATATACGATTAGTGATCACGGCCCTCTGATTACTGATTCTTTCCGAGATTATGAACGGATTATTAGTGGTTCTCCGACTCGAATTGCGGTGAATGAAAAGAGTGAGTTAGGTCGTATTCTTGGAAAGATTGAGTCTGATGAATAA
- the kaiB gene encoding circadian clock protein KaiB produces the protein MSPLKKTYVLKLYVAGNTPNSVRALKTLKDILEQEFQGVYALKVIDVLKNPQLAEEDKILATPTLSKILPPPVRKIIGDLSDREKVLIGLDLLYEELMDE, from the coding sequence ATGAGTCCTCTTAAAAAAACCTATGTCCTCAAACTCTATGTGGCGGGGAATACTCCCAACTCAGTCCGAGCATTGAAAACCCTTAAAGACATCTTAGAACAGGAATTTCAAGGGGTTTATGCCTTAAAAGTCATTGACGTTCTCAAAAATCCACAACTGGCAGAGGAAGATAAAATTTTAGCGACTCCTACCCTGTCTAAAATCTTGCCTCCTCCGGTGCGGAAAATAATTGGTGATCTCTCGGATCGAGAAAAAGTTTTAATTGGACTCGATCTTCTCTATGAAGAACTGATGGATGAGTAA
- a CDS encoding circadian clock protein KaiA → MWRPQLSIGVFVPTVRLANIVMSHLQNDSYTAVQIQSVEAFLQFMAQERQQLDCIVLEDNSDLLALSQYLHNQSISVPAVIITAQPQLIERLTTLSDSSDETSLPGESSPYFYHCTEVRIGDNQLNQIPAYIDKAISQFITNAITTRLTEQSASGDAPTELTNFIIRQQRRLVSKLHERLGYLGVYYKRSPQNFIRNMAPAERQEFIDQLKTKYRQIVLSYFSADQSLNNKIDEYVNLAFFADVPVTRIVEIHMELMDNFSKQLKLEGRSEDVLLDYRLTLIDTIAHLCEMYRRSIPRDS, encoded by the coding sequence GTGTGGCGTCCACAGCTATCCATCGGTGTTTTTGTGCCGACTGTGAGACTGGCTAATATTGTCATGTCCCATTTACAGAATGATAGTTATACGGCAGTGCAGATTCAGTCTGTTGAAGCCTTTCTCCAATTCATGGCTCAAGAAAGACAGCAACTCGATTGTATCGTTCTTGAGGATAATTCCGATTTGCTGGCTCTGAGCCAATATCTCCACAATCAGTCTATTTCTGTACCTGCGGTGATTATCACAGCACAACCCCAACTGATAGAGCGTTTAACGACCCTATCAGATTCTTCAGATGAAACTTCATTACCGGGAGAATCCTCACCCTATTTCTACCACTGTACCGAGGTACGAATCGGGGACAATCAACTCAATCAGATTCCCGCTTATATTGATAAAGCGATTAGTCAATTTATTACCAATGCGATTACAACTCGCCTCACCGAACAATCTGCCAGTGGTGACGCACCGACAGAGCTAACGAATTTTATCATTCGTCAACAACGTCGCCTGGTCAGTAAACTCCATGAGCGTTTAGGATACCTGGGTGTGTACTATAAAAGAAGCCCCCAAAATTTTATTCGTAATATGGCCCCGGCCGAACGGCAGGAATTTATCGATCAACTTAAAACCAAATATCGCCAAATCGTTCTCAGTTATTTTTCAGCCGATCAAAGTTTGAATAATAAAATTGATGAATATGTAAATTTGGCTTTTTTTGCTGATGTTCCTGTCACCCGAATTGTGGAAATTCACATGGAGTTGATGGATAATTTTTCTAAACAGCTTAAATTAGAAGGAAGAAGCGAAGATGTTTTATTAGATTACCGATTAACTTTAATTGACACCATTGCCCATTTATGTGAAATGTATCGCCGATCAATTCCTAGAGATTCCTAG
- a CDS encoding aldo/keto reductase, which produces MKISGKATLAGTQRYRERHQQDCVATHFRQANDWVVSSIGIGTYLGAPDSHTDDLVTDAIIESVENGINLIDTAINYRYMHAEWSVSDALLALIRDETISRDELVICTKGGFIPDDERISWFYSRYIESSKFSIEPQDLVAECHCLHPEYIWDQLERSLDNLGLETIDIYYLHNPEMQLSEVSPEIFYHRLQLAFEVLEKAVSQGKISAYGLATWDGLRVPPTAFNYLDLAKAKALASQVTSEGQDHFKFIQLPINATMLEALVQPTQHVKRTWLPTLEAAHRLGLSVISSASLGQTKAIGHIPDALQEGLHQTSLTPTLKALQFTRSCPRLLTALVGMKTVAHVTENLALTRIKPLAAKFYQPLTHGEVKTVS; this is translated from the coding sequence ATGAAAATTTCAGGTAAAGCGACTTTGGCAGGAACCCAAAGATATCGAGAACGACATCAGCAAGACTGTGTAGCAACTCATTTTCGACAAGCTAATGATTGGGTTGTTAGTTCGATTGGGATTGGCACTTATTTAGGTGCGCCGGACTCTCATACAGATGATCTCGTCACGGATGCCATTATCGAGTCGGTTGAAAATGGAATTAACTTGATTGATACGGCAATTAATTATCGCTATATGCACGCTGAATGGAGTGTTAGTGATGCGTTATTGGCTTTAATCCGGGATGAAACTATATCCAGGGATGAATTAGTAATTTGTACAAAAGGAGGGTTTATTCCTGATGATGAGCGCATTAGTTGGTTTTATTCTCGATATATTGAAAGTAGTAAATTTTCCATTGAACCCCAGGATTTAGTTGCCGAATGCCACTGTTTACACCCCGAATATATTTGGGATCAACTCGAACGAAGTTTAGATAATTTAGGGTTAGAAACCATTGATATTTATTATCTCCATAACCCAGAAATGCAACTTTCGGAAGTTTCCCCAGAAATTTTTTATCACCGTCTCCAACTTGCCTTTGAAGTATTAGAAAAAGCCGTCAGCCAAGGAAAAATTAGTGCCTATGGGTTAGCCACTTGGGACGGTCTGCGAGTGCCACCCACCGCATTCAACTATTTGGATTTAGCCAAGGCTAAAGCATTAGCAAGTCAAGTCACCTCCGAAGGCCAGGATCATTTCAAGTTTATTCAGTTACCGATTAATGCAACAATGCTAGAGGCTTTGGTTCAACCCACTCAGCACGTTAAGCGGACATGGCTTCCGACTTTAGAGGCTGCCCATCGTTTAGGATTATCGGTGATTTCTAGTGCCTCCCTTGGCCAAACAAAAGCCATTGGTCACATTCCAGATGCCCTGCAAGAGGGACTCCATCAGACTTCCTTAACCCCGACCCTAAAGGCCCTTCAGTTTACTCGTTCCTGTCCCCGATTATTGACGGCTTTAGTGGGAATGAAAACTGTTGCTCATGTTACAGAAAATTTAGCTTTAACTCGGATTAAACCCCTCGCGGCTAAATTTTATCAACCTTTGACTCACGGGGAGGTTAAAACCGTTTCTTGA